From the genome of Neisseria sp. oral taxon 014 str. F0314:
CTGCTCCAAAACGGCGGCTGCTGGGCGGCCATGAAGGGCGTGTATCCCGCCGCAGAAATCGACAGGCTGCCCGATTCCGTCTGCGTCGAGCGCGTGGACAAAATCCGCGTGCCGCAACTGAACGCCGAGCGGCATATGGTGATTCTGCGGAAAAAATAAACAAAGGCCGTCTGAAAGCTTCAGACGGCCTTTATACCCATTTCAGGCAAATAACGGTACAATTCCCAGCAATGTAAAATTTCCATCCGGCAAAACACATGAGCGCAAACATCATCGCCGTCGCCAACCAGAAAGGCGGCGTCGGCAAAACCACCACCACCGTCAATCTGGCCGCCTCGCTGGCCTCGCGGAACAAGCGCGTGCTGGTTATCGACCTCGACCCGCAGGGCAACGCCACCACCGGCAGCGGCATAGACAAAGCCTCCATCGGCTGCGGCGTGTATCAGGTCGTTTTGGGCGAGGCGGAAATCAAAGACGCCGTTATCCGCAGCAACAGCGGCCGCTTCGACGTGCTTGCGGCCAACCGCGCGCTGGCAGGAGCCGAAGTCGAACTGGTGCAGGAAATCGCCCGCGAAGTGCGGTTGAAAAACGCGCTCAAAGCCGTGGAAAACGACTACGATTTCATCCTCATCGACTGCCCGCCCTCGCTGACCCTGCTCACGCTCAACGGATTGGTCGCCGCCAACGGCGTCGTCGTGCCGATGCTGTGCGAATACTACGCGCTCGAAGGCATTTCCGACCTGATTGCCACCGTGCGCAAAATCCGTCAGGCCATCAATCCGAACTTGGAGGTGCTGGGCATCGTGCGCACCATGTACGACGCCCGCAGCCGCCTGGTCGCCGAGGTCAGCGACCAGCTCCAGCAGCATTTCGGCGGCCTGCTGTTCGACACCACCATCCCGCGCAACATCCGCCTCGCCGAAGCCCCCAGCCACGGTATGCCCGCACTGGCCTACGATGCTTCCGCCAAAGGCGCGAGGGCGTATCTGGAACTGGCCGACGAGCTGCTCGGGCGGCTGAACCGTCCGGCCTGATTTTCAAAATCTCGCGGGGCAAGGCAAATCGATGCTGCCCCAGAGTCGTGCCATTACCGGCCGGAGGCCGTCTGAAAACAGATTTTTCAGACGACCTCCGGCTTTTTTATGCCTAACCAAACAACCTGCCCTGCTCCAACAAAGCCTTCACAGGCGCAAAATCGCGGCGGTGTTCGGGCAGTACGCCGTATTTTTGCAGGGCGGCGAGGTGTTGCGCTGTGCCGTAGCCTTTGTGTTTGTCGAAACCGTATTGCGGGTAACGTTCGGCAAGCGCATACATTTCGGCATCGCGCGCGGTTTTGGCGAGAACGGAGGCGGCGGAGATTTCGATGATTTTACTGTCGCCCTTGACGACGGCTTCGGCGGGAACGCCCAAATCTTTCGGAACGCGGTTGCCGTCTATCAATACCTTATCCGGCACGACCGCCAAACCTTGGACGGCGCGAGCCATCGCCAGCATGGTGGCGTGCAGGATATTGAGTTCGGCGATTTCTTCGGGCGACGCGGAGGCAATGCTCCACGAAACGGCTTGTTCTTTGATTGACACCGCCAGAGTATCGCGCTTTTTCTCGCTGAGTTTTTTCGAATCGGTCAGGCCGGGCAGGTCGTAACGTTCGGGCAGGATAACGGCGGCGGCGAACACGCTGCCGACCAGCGGCCCGCGCCCTGCTTCGTCCATGCCCGCAAGGAGGATGGGAGACATATAGTTTCAGTGATAAGGTTCGGTTAACGGGAGAGGTCGTCTGAAAAGGTTTTCAGACGGCCTTTTGAATGATATGGCGGGTACCGTTGTCATTTCCACCTGCGTGGAAGCAGCGTCGGTCTTGTAGGGTAGCTCAAGCCCGCCCTGCCCTATTTTTTATGCTGTGAAACGGTTTTCGCGGGCAAAGCCCACGCTACAAAAATGGGCCTGTCAGTTTCGGTCGGACAGACAAGCCATATGGCCGATTCACTTCATTTTTGATGCTGCACCTATCGCCCCCGCCGTCATTCCCGCACAGGCGGGAATCCAGTCCTCAACTATTCAGAACTATTTAAAGATTGTCATCATTTCAAACTTCTAGATTCCCGCCTGTGCGGGAATGACGGCGCGTGGTTTTCTGATTTGAATTTACTGCAAAACCATCAGATTCAGCCCGCAGGTCGGGCATGCTCTTTATCAGGCAATAAGTATCAGAGGTTGTCTGAAAACGCTGCTTCAACGGAGTGAAAACGGGTGCAGCGGGTTTCGCTAAAAGCCTGCTTCGGATAACACGGCTTCGGCTGCCAACGCATCGGTATCCTTGCGCAGCAGCAAATGCAGTTCGCGAAAATCCTGTTTCAGGGCAGCGGCGGCTTCGGGGTGATCGTACCAATAAGCAACGGCGGCGGCGAGTTTTTCCGGCTCGGCATCGTGTTGCAGAAGCTCCGGCACGGCGGCTTTGCCCAACAGGATATTGGGCAGGCCGACATGCGGCACTTTGACTTTACGTTTCACATAAAAATAGGTCAGCGGCGAAATTTTGTAGCTGATGACCATCGGCCGTTTGCACAAGGCGACTTCAAGGGTGGCGGTGCCGCTGGTTACCAACACGACATCGGCAGCGGTGCAGACGGTATCGGACTGTTTGTCGGTGATGGTAACGGGAATGGCGGAAAATTCGGGTTGCGCCAGAATTTCACCTATGCGCCTGCGTGTGGCGGCAGTGGCGGCGGGGAGCAGGAATTGCGCCTGCGGATAGCGTTTGAGCAGCAATAAGGCCGTCTGAAAAAACAAAGGGGCCATATAGTCGATTTCGCTGACACGGCTGCCCGGCAGCAAGGCAAACACGACAGCTTCGTCAGCCACACCCAACTTGGCGCGCGCGGCAGCACGGTCGTCGTCCAGCGGCATGGTCTGCGCCATAGGATGACCGACAAACTCGGCTTTGCCGCCCGCATCGAGGTAAAGCTGCGGTTCCATCGGAAACAGACACAGCACGCGGTTGACCTGATGCACGATTTTGTTCACCCGTTCGCGCCGCCACGCCCACACCGACGGGCTGACATAATGGACGGTGGGGATGCCCGCCTTTTTGAGTTTTTCCGCCACGCCCAAATTGAAATCGGGCGCGTCGATGCCGACAAAGACATCAGGCTTGATGCGGATGAGGTCGTTCACCAGCCCTTTGCGGATTTTCAGGATTTCGGGCAGGCGTTTGACCACCTCGACAAAGCCGCGCACCGCCAGTTTTTCCTGGTCGTACAGGCTCTCAAACCCTTCCGCCTTCATGCGTTCGCCGCCGATGCCGATGAATTTCGCATCGGGGCGGCGTTGTTTGATGGCGCGGATAAGGTGCGCGCCGAGCAGGTCGCCGGAGGCTTCGCCGACGCTGATGGCGATAACGGGGGAATGGTTCATATAAGAAACGTTCGGGTAAAGGGACGGGGTATTTTAACAAAAAAACAGGCGGGGCTTGAACGGCGGGCATGAAGAGGCCGTCTGAAACGTTTTTTCAGACGGCCTCTTCATCCTAACCGAACCCCGCCGGTTCAGCGGATGATGCCGCGCGTCGAGGCGGCGAAAAAGTCTTTGAACACCGCCAGTTCGGGGCGGGTTTCGGCTCGCTGCAAAATATCCGCGCGCGCTTCTTCAAACGGGATGCCGCGGTGGTAGATGGTTTTGTATACATCTTTGACGGCGGCGATTTGTTCGGCGCTGAAACCATTGCGGCGCATTCCTTCGCTGTTGAGGCCAGCCGGTTCGGCGCGGTAGCCCGCGGCCATAAAGTACGGCGGTACGTCTTTGTGCACGCCCGCGGCAAAGGCGGTCATGGCGTAGTCGCCGATGCGGCAGAACTGGAACACCAGCGTGTACCCGCCGAGAATGACATAGTCGCCGATGGTAACGTGTCCGGCCAACGAAGCGTTGTTGGCGAAAACGGTATGGTTGCCGATGACGCAGTCGTGGGCAAGGTGGCAGTAGGCCATAATCCAGTTGTCGTCGCCGATGCGGGTTTCGCCTATGCCGGTCACCGTGCCGAGGTTGAAGGTGGTGAACTCGCGGATGGTGTTGCCGTTGCCGATGGTGAGTTTGGTCGGTTCGCCGCCGTATTTTTTGTCCTGCGGGATTTCGCCCAGACTGGCGAATTGGAAGATGCGGTTGTTTTCGCCTATGGTGGTGTGGCCGTTAATCACGGCGTGCGGGCCGATTTCGGTATTCGCGCCGATTCGCACGTTCGGGCCGATGACGGTGTATGCGCCGACTTTGACGCTGGAATCCAGCTCTGCCTTGGGGTCGATGACGGCGGTCGGGTGGATGAGGGACACAGGTTTCCTTTCATGTCTGGAGGCGTTCCGGCGGCCGCGCCGTTTCAGGCAACCCGCCAATACGCCCCGTATTCGGTTTTCAGACGGCCTCTATCCGGCAGGCCGTCTGAAAGTCAGCCTTTTTCGACGATGCGCTGCGCGCACATGATGGTGGCTTCGCAGGCCAGTTCGCCGTTTACTTTGGCGGTGGCGTTGAATTTGCCGATGCCGCGGCGGTGTGCCAGCAGTTCGACGTCAAACACAAGCTGGTCGCCCGGGACGACCTGACGTTTGAAACGCACGTTGTCCAGTCCGGCGAACAGGGTGATTTCGCCTTCGCGCCGTTTGGCGCTGCCCTGGGACAGAACGGCCAACACGCCGCAGGCCTGCGCCATCGCTTCGACGATTAATACGCCCGGCATGACGGGCGATTCGGGGAAGTGGCCTTGGAAAAACTGTTCGTTGAAGGTTACGTTTTTGATGGCGGTCAGCGACTTGCCCGGTTCGGCGGCGGTTACACGGTCAATGAGCAAGAAGGGGAAGCGGTGCGGCAGGATTTCCTGTATTTCGCGTACTTCGATGGGTAATTTGATTTCCATTGTTATTGTCCTTGTTGGTTCGGATGAGTTTCAGACGGCCTGTTTGCCGTTTTTCAGCTCGGCCAATTCCTGTTCGAGCTGTTTGATGCGTTTGCCGGTTTCGTTCAGGCGGTGGATGTGGACGGCATTGCGCGCCCACTCTTTGTAAGACGACATCGGGAAGATGCCGGCGACGTGCTGCCCGCTTTCGGTGATGCTATGGGTAACGGACGTGCCGCCGCCGATGGTGGTTTTGTCGGCGATTTCAATGTGGCCGACCGTGCCGACTCCGCCGCCGATGATGCAGTAATTGCCGACAGTAACGCTGCCGGAAATGCCGGTTTTGGCGGCGATGACGGTATGGGAACCGATTTTGCAGTTGTGGCCGATTTGGACCTGGTTGTCGATTTTGGTGCCGTTGCCGACAGTAGTGTCGCTCATGGCGCCGCGGTCGATGTTGCTGTTCGAGCCGATTTCCACGTCGTCGCCCAGCGTTACCGCGCCGGTTTGCGGGATTTTGAACCACGAGTCGCCGGCGAAGGCAAGGCCGAAACCGTCCGCGCCGATGACCGCGCCGCTGTGGATTTCGACGCGGTTGCCGAGCGTGCAGCCGTAATAAACCACAGCGTTAGGGTGCAAAACGACTTCGCTGCCCAATTTGCAATCGTGTTGGACGACGGCATTCGCCAAGATGCGGCAGCCTTCGCCCAATACGGTATTGGCGCCGATGTAGGCGTTCGCGCCGATTTCGCAGCTGTCGGGCACGGTGGCGCTCGGTTCGACAACGGCGGTCGGATGTACGCCGCCACGTGCTTTGACAACCGGTGAGAACAGGCGGGCGACTTTGGCAAAATAGAGGTACGGGTCGGCGGCGACAATCAGGCTGCGGCCGGTAAATTCTCCGGCGGCTTTGTCGGATACGATGACTGCGCCCGCTTTGCTGTCGTGTACTTCGTGTTTGTATTTCGGGTTGGCCAGAAAGCTGATGTGTTCCACACCAGCCTGAGCCAAAGGCCGCACGGCGCAGACGCTGACGTCTTCGCCGCGCACCTCGCCGCCGAGTTCGGCGGTGATTTGGGATAAGGTATATTGTTTGACTGTCATGGTTTTCGCCGTTTGCAGCGGAATCGGGGGTTGGTTCGGGGGAATGTTGTATGCGAATCCGCAGGCGGATTGCGGGCCGGACGGCCTTTAAAGTTTTCAGACGGCCTGCCGTATGCGGAGGCCGTCTGAAAAATCAGCGTGCGTTCATCGCTTTGATCACGCTGTCGGTAATATCGAATTTGCTGTTGACGTAAATCACGTCCTGCAAAATCACGTCGTATCCTTCTTTTTTCGCCAACTGGACGATAACGCGGTTGGCATTGTTCTGCAGGGCGGCAAATTCCTCATTGCGGCGCAGGTTGTAGTCTTCAGCAAACTGCGCCTGCTGTTTGCGGAATTTTTGTACCAAATCGCTCCATTTGCGGGCGGCAGCTTCGCGCTCGGCACCTTGCATTTTGTTTTCGGCCAGTTGTTTTTCCAGTTTCAGCCCTTCCTGCTGCAATTTCTGCAATGCAGCCTGACGCTTGCTGAATTCTTTTTCCAGCGTCTTCTGAATCGCCTGCGCCTGTTTGGATTCCTGATATACGCGTTCGGTATTGATAAAGCCCAGTTTCTGCACGGCTTCGGCTGCCGCAACCTGCGTACTCAGTGCACAGCCCAGCAAAACCGCGCAACCCGCGCGGACGGCTTTCGCTCTCAAAGAATATTCCATATCAAATCCTCTGTATTCTTTTGCAAATGGTACTGTCTGTAATTTTTCAGACGGCCCGCCTGTTTTCCTCTGTATCAGGCCGTCTGAAAACAGCATACCGGCCTTCCCGTCGGAACACCTTCGGGACGGCCGGTTCGGTTTGTCCGTTCCCAATCAGAATGTCGTACCCAGTTGGAACTGGAAGCGTTGGATTTCGTCGCCCTCTTTTTTCTTGAACGGATAGGCGTAGCTGAACTTCATCGGACCCAAAGGCGACAGCCATGTTACCGCCGCACCTGCCGAAGCACGCAACTCTTCCTTGAAGGTCGATTTGTGGCTGGTGCCTAGGCCGTAAACGTTCTGTTTCGCACGGCCATTGTAGTATTCATCGTTGTCTTTGTCGGTATAGGTTTTGCCGTCCCATACGCTGCCGGCATCTGCAAACAGGCTCAGGCGGACAGTACGCGCGTCTTTGATGCCCGGCATCGGGAACAACAATTCGGCCGATACGTTGGCTTTTTTGTTGCCGCCGTAGCTGATTTTCTCGCCATATTCGTCATACACTTTCGGACCCAACGTGCCGCTTTCGAAGCCGCGCACCGAACCCAAACCGCCGCCGTAGAAGTTTTCGAAGAACGGCATTTCTTTGGTTTTGCCGTAGCCGTTGCCGTAACCGACTTCGCCGCCGAGCATCAGCGTCAGGCTTTTGTTCAACGGGAAGAACCATGTCTGGTTATGGGTCAGCGTGTAGTATTTCAGGTCGCTGCCCGGCAATGCCACCTCGCCGTTGATACCTGTTTGGTAGCCTCGCGTCGGCCACAGGGCGTTGTCGGTTTTGTTGCGGCCCCAGCCGATGGTACCTTTGTACAACCAGCCTTTGAAACTGCCCACACCATCGCTGCCCTTACCGTAACGGTTGATAAAGTCACGGTAACGTTTTGGGGCGCCGGTATAGGTGTTCACGGTCAGATGTTCCGCCGCCAAACCGAAATTCACGCGGTCGTATTCGGTAACGGGGATACCCATGCGGATACCCGCGCCGGCGGTGGTGGTTTTATATTGTTTCGCGCTGGACGAGGCTTTGCGCGGATCGTAGGATTTACCGTAAACATCGTAGCCGAGGCTCACGCCGTCGGGTGTGAAATACGGGTCGGTAAACGACAGCGAACCGTTGACGGTGGTTTTACTGCGCGATACGCGAGCAGACGCGGACTTACCCGTACCGAACAGGTTGTCCTGAGATACGCCTGCCGACAGCACCATACCCGTATCCTGCACCCAGCCCGCACTCAAATCGAGCGAACCGGTCGAACGTTCCTGAACGCTCATATTGACGTCCACTTGGTCGGGCGAACCTTCCACGGGTTTGGCATCGAACTGCACGTTGTCGAAATAACCCAGCAGCTCCACACGTTCTTTGGAACGTTGCAGCTTGGAAGTGTCATACGGAGCGGCCTCCATCTGGCGTAATTCGCGCCGTACCACTTCGTCGCGGGTTTTGTTGTTGCCGGTAATATTGATTTGGTTGACGTATACCTTGCGGCCCGGCTCTACATGCAGCACGAAATCCACGGTTTTGGTTTGAGGATTCGGTACAGGCTGCACGTTGATTTCGCTGAACGCATAGCCTGCGCTGCCCATACGGTTCTGCATCGCTTCAAGCGATTTCACCATCTTCTGGCGTTCGTACCATTTGCCTTCCTTCATGGTCAGCATTTTGTACAACTCTTCTTTCAGCACTTCGCGGGTGTCGCCGTCGATGGTTACCTTGCCCCAACGGTAACGTTCGCCCTCATCCACCGTGATTTTGATGGTCTGTTTGGTTTTGTCTTCGTTGGTCTGAACGTCGGTATCCACGATGCGGAAGCCGAAATAGCCGTTGTTTTGATAAAACTCGCTGACACGCTCCAAATCTTGCGAGAATTTCTGCTCGTTGAACTGGTTGCTTTGGGTCAGCCACGTCCACATACCGCCCTCGCTCAACGACATTTGTTTCATCAGCTTGCGGTCGGAATAAACGTGGTTGCCTTCAAATTCGATGTCGGCGATTTTGGTAGACTTGCCCTCATCGATGGCTATATCGATGGAAACGCGGTTACGCGCCAGTTTTTTGACGGTCGGGGTAATTTTAACCGACTGTTTGCCGCGGCCGACATATTCGTCGCGCAGGGCGACAACCGCCTGGTTCAGGGTCGCCTGATTAAAATATTGC
Proteins encoded in this window:
- a CDS encoding OmpH family outer membrane protein; translation: MEYSLRAKAVRAGCAVLLGCALSTQVAAAEAVQKLGFINTERVYQESKQAQAIQKTLEKEFSKRQAALQKLQQEGLKLEKQLAENKMQGAEREAAARKWSDLVQKFRKQQAQFAEDYNLRRNEEFAALQNNANRVIVQLAKKEGYDVILQDVIYVNSKFDITDSVIKAMNAR
- the lpxB gene encoding lipid-A-disaccharide synthase, encoding MNHSPVIAISVGEASGDLLGAHLIRAIKQRRPDAKFIGIGGERMKAEGFESLYDQEKLAVRGFVEVVKRLPEILKIRKGLVNDLIRIKPDVFVGIDAPDFNLGVAEKLKKAGIPTVHYVSPSVWAWRRERVNKIVHQVNRVLCLFPMEPQLYLDAGGKAEFVGHPMAQTMPLDDDRAAARAKLGVADEAVVFALLPGSRVSEIDYMAPLFFQTALLLLKRYPQAQFLLPAATAATRRRIGEILAQPEFSAIPVTITDKQSDTVCTAADVVLVTSGTATLEVALCKRPMVISYKISPLTYFYVKRKVKVPHVGLPNILLGKAAVPELLQHDAEPEKLAAAVAYWYDHPEAAAALKQDFRELHLLLRKDTDALAAEAVLSEAGF
- the rnhB gene encoding ribonuclease HII encodes the protein MSPILLAGMDEAGRGPLVGSVFAAAVILPERYDLPGLTDSKKLSEKKRDTLAVSIKEQAVSWSIASASPEEIAELNILHATMLAMARAVQGLAVVPDKVLIDGNRVPKDLGVPAEAVVKGDSKIIEISAASVLAKTARDAEMYALAERYPQYGFDKHKGYGTAQHLAALQKYGVLPEHRRDFAPVKALLEQGRLFG
- a CDS encoding AAA family ATPase; translated protein: MSANIIAVANQKGGVGKTTTTVNLAASLASRNKRVLVIDLDPQGNATTGSGIDKASIGCGVYQVVLGEAEIKDAVIRSNSGRFDVLAANRALAGAEVELVQEIAREVRLKNALKAVENDYDFILIDCPPSLTLLTLNGLVAANGVVVPMLCEYYALEGISDLIATVRKIRQAINPNLEVLGIVRTMYDARSRLVAEVSDQLQQHFGGLLFDTTIPRNIRLAEAPSHGMPALAYDASAKGARAYLELADELLGRLNRPA
- the bamA gene encoding outer membrane protein assembly factor BamA encodes the protein MKLKQIASTLMVLGLSPLAMADFIIQDIRVEGLQRTEPSTVFNYLPVKVGDNFSDARSEEIIKNLYATGFFDDVRVETMGNQVLLTVVERPTIATLNITGAKMLQNDAIKKNLESFGLAQSQYFNQATLNQAVVALRDEYVGRGKQSVKITPTVKKLARNRVSIDIAIDEGKSTKIADIEFEGNHVYSDRKLMKQMSLSEGGMWTWLTQSNQFNEQKFSQDLERVSEFYQNNGYFGFRIVDTDVQTNEDKTKQTIKITVDEGERYRWGKVTIDGDTREVLKEELYKMLTMKEGKWYERQKMVKSLEAMQNRMGSAGYAFSEINVQPVPNPQTKTVDFVLHVEPGRKVYVNQINITGNNKTRDEVVRRELRQMEAAPYDTSKLQRSKERVELLGYFDNVQFDAKPVEGSPDQVDVNMSVQERSTGSLDLSAGWVQDTGMVLSAGVSQDNLFGTGKSASARVSRSKTTVNGSLSFTDPYFTPDGVSLGYDVYGKSYDPRKASSSAKQYKTTTAGAGIRMGIPVTEYDRVNFGLAAEHLTVNTYTGAPKRYRDFINRYGKGSDGVGSFKGWLYKGTIGWGRNKTDNALWPTRGYQTGINGEVALPGSDLKYYTLTHNQTWFFPLNKSLTLMLGGEVGYGNGYGKTKEMPFFENFYGGGLGSVRGFESGTLGPKVYDEYGEKISYGGNKKANVSAELLFPMPGIKDARTVRLSLFADAGSVWDGKTYTDKDNDEYYNGRAKQNVYGLGTSHKSTFKEELRASAGAAVTWLSPLGPMKFSYAYPFKKKEGDEIQRFQFQLGTTF
- the lpxD gene encoding UDP-3-O-(3-hydroxymyristoyl)glucosamine N-acyltransferase, which produces MTVKQYTLSQITAELGGEVRGEDVSVCAVRPLAQAGVEHISFLANPKYKHEVHDSKAGAVIVSDKAAGEFTGRSLIVAADPYLYFAKVARLFSPVVKARGGVHPTAVVEPSATVPDSCEIGANAYIGANTVLGEGCRILANAVVQHDCKLGSEVVLHPNAVVYYGCTLGNRVEIHSGAVIGADGFGLAFAGDSWFKIPQTGAVTLGDDVEIGSNSNIDRGAMSDTTVGNGTKIDNQVQIGHNCKIGSHTVIAAKTGISGSVTVGNYCIIGGGVGTVGHIEIADKTTIGGGTSVTHSITESGQHVAGIFPMSSYKEWARNAVHIHRLNETGKRIKQLEQELAELKNGKQAV
- the lpxA gene encoding acyl-ACP--UDP-N-acetylglucosamine O-acyltransferase, which gives rise to MSLIHPTAVIDPKAELDSSVKVGAYTVIGPNVRIGANTEIGPHAVINGHTTIGENNRIFQFASLGEIPQDKKYGGEPTKLTIGNGNTIREFTTFNLGTVTGIGETRIGDDNWIMAYCHLAHDCVIGNHTVFANNASLAGHVTIGDYVILGGYTLVFQFCRIGDYAMTAFAAGVHKDVPPYFMAAGYRAEPAGLNSEGMRRNGFSAEQIAAVKDVYKTIYHRGIPFEEARADILQRAETRPELAVFKDFFAASTRGIIR
- the fabZ gene encoding 3-hydroxyacyl-ACP dehydratase FabZ, with the translated sequence MEIKLPIEVREIQEILPHRFPFLLIDRVTAAEPGKSLTAIKNVTFNEQFFQGHFPESPVMPGVLIVEAMAQACGVLAVLSQGSAKRREGEITLFAGLDNVRFKRQVVPGDQLVFDVELLAHRRGIGKFNATAKVNGELACEATIMCAQRIVEKG